The genomic window AAACTTTTGATGATGTACGTGTTATCCAGAAACACCTGAAAGAACAGGGCATAGAAGTACAAAAAGAAACGGACGAAACATCTTCCGGTCCGGCACACATCTATTTGAAAGATCCGGATGGAAATATGATTTTAATCGATCAGCATAGATAAAACTGTTTTAACCGTAAAATAAGCAAAAGCTCATTTTTAAACAAGATAAGTTCTCAAAAGAATAAAATCAAAGATTTTTAAAAACTAATGTGTTCTTATTGGCAGGTTAATAATGAACTTAAAATAATTAATAGGCTAATTTTTTGTTTCTTTTGTGGTGAAAATAAAAGCTAATAGATTTAATTTAAAAAAAACATTCATATGAAAATTTTAAAGTGGACAATCATTGTCTTGGCTTCAATTTTAATATTTTGGCTGGTGACTGCATTTTTTATCTCGGGAGATTGTAAATATGAGAAATCTATTACAATCAATGCTCCGGTTGAAAAAGTATGGCAGAATACCAATACCTTGAAAGCAATGGATCAATGGAGTCCATGGAATGACATCGATCCCAATATGAAAAAAGACTGGACGGGAACCACCGGACAACCGGGTGAAAAAGTTTGCTGGAAAAGCCAGAAAAAAGAAGCTGGAGAAGGCTGTCAGGAAGTGAAAAAAGTAGACAATGCCCAAAAAAGAATTGATACGGAAATCGTTTTTCTTACCCCATACAAAAGTGAAGCAAATGCTTATGTAACGGTAGTTCCGGAAGGAAACGGAAGTAAAGCAACATGGGGATTCACTTCTACGATTCCCTATCCTTTTACGGTCATGAAATTATTCATGAATTTGGAAGAAGCAATCGGAAAAGATTATCAGGAAGGCCTTACAAGGCTTAAAAACCTATCCGAGAAGCAATAAACCTTAAACTCAGAGCACAAAACCCGGAACTCGGAACTCAAAACCCTGAACTCAAAACAATTAAAACTAACATATAAAAAGAACACATTATGGCATCAGTAAATGTTTATTTAACATTCAATGGAAATTGCAGAGAAGCATTTGATTTTTACAAATCTGTTTTCGGAGGAGAATATCCTTACATCGGAACTTTCGGGGAAATGCCTCCAATGGAAGGGCAGGAGACCAAAGAAGAGGACAAAAACAAAATCATGCACGTTTCTCTTCCGATTTCTAAGGAAACTGTTCTAATGGGAAGTGATGCAGGTTGCGACTGGACTTCTCAATTCAAAGCGGGAAATAACTTCTCAATTTCTATCAATGCAGAATCTAAGGAAGAAGCAGAGAAATTATTCGCTGGACTTTCTGCAGGAGGAATGGTAACAATGCCAATGGCAGACACTTTCTGGGGAGCATATTTCGGAATGTTTACAGATAAATTCGGCATCAACTGGATGGTAAACTACGATGATCCTGCAAAAATGCAGCAACATCCTTAATCTCTATTCAGAGCGTATGAAATAAACCGGCAGCAGATTCTGTCGGTTTTTTGTTTTATAATCATTTTTGCATTTCAAAAATTTTTAAATTTGAAAGGATAAAGGTTTAAAGTTCAAGGTTTAAAGTTTTAAGTTTAGTGTTTTGAGTTCAGGGTTTAATGTTTATTTTAAAATTAAGCCTTTGCTGAGTGTTAAAGCCTTTGCGAACGAAGAATATTCACAATCCATTTAAAAAATCCTTATGTCCTTTGCGTTTAAAAAAAAATAAAGATGAAATTCACAATCGAGCAAATCAAAACGGAACATCAGAAAGTGAAAAGTGGTGCCGATTTTCCAAGATATATTCAGGCACTCAAAGATTTAGGTGTTTCATACTATACGTCTTATATTTCAGATAATAATATCGATTATTTTGATTCTCAAAACCAGCTAACAGCGACTACCAGAGGAAAAGATGAAGCCGTTAGAAGCGTTTCCGGGATAGTAAATTTAGATCAATTTAAATCAAGGTTAAAGCTTCATCAGCAAGGAGGAACAGATTATGCAACCTTCTGCCACGACTGTGCTGAAAACGGAATAGAAGGCTGGAATATGGATTTAAATAAAATGACGTGTTCTTATTTTGACAAAACAGGAAATGAAGTCTTGATAGAACAGGTACCGACATTATAAATTATTTTAATAGAAAGATAAATTTCCATAGAAAATTTTTTTTGCTTATTATTGATAATTGGAATCACTTTTTAAAATGTGATAGATTTTAATAATAAATTTAAAAATATGAGAATGGTAAGGTCATTTTTAGCTGTAATGATTTTTGGGTTGGCTGTAACGGCAACTTACGCTCAGAAGAGTGATTTGGGAGCATGGTATATGTATTTCGGGAATAATAAGATCAGTAAAAAGCTCAACTTTCACAATGAAATCCAATACCGGAATTTTGATGCAGGTGGTGATCTGGAGCAGCTTTTAATTCGTACGGGAATCGGATATGACTTAACGGAAAATAATAACAATATTTTGCTGGGCTATGGTTTTATTTTAAGCAAACCTTATATAAACGGTGAAAAAACTGAAAATATAGAACACAGGATTTTCCAGCAGTATATTACAAAACAGAAGTTCGGACGTTTCAATATTCAACATCGTTACAGGTTGGAAGAGCGTTTTTTACAGGATGATTTCAGAATGAGGTTTCGTTATCTTTTAGGTTTCAATATCCCGATCAATAACAAGGAAATGCTTCCAAAAACCTTTTACGGATCTGTTTATAATGAAATTTTTCTTCATTTTGACAGCCCTGTTTTCGACAGAAACCGTGTCTATGGAGCTTTGGGATATGTGATCAACAAAAATATGAGGATTGAAGCAGGATATATGAACCAGATTCAGGAAAATAAAAACCGCGGACAGATCCAGATTGGTTTTTATAACAATATTTCTTTCACAAAAAATGATTAAAAATGAATGGTAAACGATCATTAATTGTCTGTTTAAACTTTATTTTTAAATAAAACTCAAATAATTAAAAAATAAAACTCATGCACTCAGGGAAAAAATTTGGAGCAGGTGAATTCATTTTCTGGACAAGAAGAAGTATCTATGGTTTATTGGTTTTATCGGCAATCCCTACGATTCTATATTATTGCGGATGGACGTTTTTGTCATTTCCGTGGCAGCCGATCGCCATCATGGGAACTGCGGTAGCTTTTATTGTTGGTTTTAAAAACAATGCAAGCTATGGCCGTCTTTGGGAAGCAAGACAAATTTATGGAGGAATCATCAACGACAGCCGTAGTTTTGGCTATATGTTGCGGGATTCTTTAAAAAATCCGGATGAGGTAAAGGATATGTTTCTTCGTCATTATGCCTGGTTGACGGCACTTCGTTTTCAGCTTCGCGAGCCGAGAGCCTGGGAAAATATGACCACCGCTCAATTTGATGAATATTCAAAAAAATATGAAATTCCGGAAAGACTTTCAAAGTTGGAAGATGAACTGAAAAAATATCTTTCGGGAGACGAACTTCAATATATTTTAACTAAAAAAAATAGGGCAACGCAGCTCATGGCCGTTCAGAGCAAGGTCTTGTCAGAGGCCTATGCAAAAGGAGAAATTAAGGATTGCCAATGGATGCAGGTCAATCAGCAGTTGGTGAAATTCACTGATAATCAGGGAAAAGCGGAGCGTATTAAAAACTTTCCTTATCCAAGAAATTTTTCCTCGATTACAACTTACCTTTTGTTGCTGTTCATTGCTTTCGTGCCTTTCGGATTATTGAAAGAGTTTGACAAACTAGGCGACGGAACCATGGTAGAAGGCTTCACATTGTGGTTCAATATTCCGTTTTCCTTATTGGTAACCTGGTGTTTCCATACATTAGACTCGGTCGGGGAAGCTTCTGTCAATCCGTTTGAAGGCAGTCCGAATGACGTTCCGATCACGCAGATAAGCAGAACAATTGAAATTGATATGAGAGATATGCTGGACGAAACCAATCTTCCACCGGTTATCACAGCGAAAAATAATATTGTTCTTTAAAAAGAAGGGAAAAAAGATTTGCTAAATCAGCAAAATCTGCGAAAGAATAAAAATTAACATCAAAAAAATATAAATAAATGATTCACAACTATGTCATAATATCAATCGCGGTGTTATTGTCTGTGATGATATTGGTAATGATAGGACAAAAACTGAGAGTTGCTTATCCGATTTTCCTGGTAATTGCAGGGCTTCTGATAAGTCTAATTCCTGGAATGCCACATATTGAAATAGAACCGGATTTGGTATTCCTGATTTTCCTTCCGCCGATCTTATTTGAAGCGGCGTGGTTTACCTCATGGCAGGATTTTCATAAATGGAGAAAACAGATCTTTTCGATGGCTTTCGGATTGGTGTTCCTTACCTCAATGGTCGTAGCTTACCTTTCATCATCGATTATTCCGGGACTTACGGTCGCGATGGGATTTTTATTGGGAGGAGTAAATTCTCCGCCGGATGCGGTTGCCGCTACTTCAGTATTAAAACACATGAAAATTCCGAAAAAGATCACAACAATTTTGGAAGGTGAAAGTTTGATCAACGATGCATCGAGTTTAATTGTATTTAAATTTGCCTTAGCCGCAGTGATTTCCGGGCAATTTATTTTCGGGGAAGCCGTGAAAGATTTCTTTTCAATGGCGATCGGAGGAATTGCGGTGGGAGTCGGATCCGGACTTCTTTTCGGAACATTACTGAAAATTATTCCGTCAAATTCTAATATTGATACCATTATTACATTAATAGTTCCTTATGTGATGTACGTTGCAGCAGAACATTTTCACTTTTCTGGGGTATTGTCAGTGGTTACGGGAGGTTTGTTGATGTCTTACAATTCACACTGTTACCTGAGCCATACTTCAAGGATCCAATCGGGAAATGTCTGG from Chryseobacterium wanjuense includes these protein-coding regions:
- a CDS encoding Na+/H+ antiporter — protein: MIHNYVIISIAVLLSVMILVMIGQKLRVAYPIFLVIAGLLISLIPGMPHIEIEPDLVFLIFLPPILFEAAWFTSWQDFHKWRKQIFSMAFGLVFLTSMVVAYLSSSIIPGLTVAMGFLLGGVNSPPDAVAATSVLKHMKIPKKITTILEGESLINDASSLIVFKFALAAVISGQFIFGEAVKDFFSMAIGGIAVGVGSGLLFGTLLKIIPSNSNIDTIITLIVPYVMYVAAEHFHFSGVLSVVTGGLLMSYNSHCYLSHTSRIQSGNVWSVLIFLMNTIIFILIGLELPVVVAAMKDYTITEGIFYSIVIGGAIIFTRILYSYALMYFPRFCSKEIRLKTPKPDWREPFIISFAAMRGVVSLAAALSIPAFLPNGEAFPHRNIILFVTFVIILITLVGQGLLLTPILKLLKIDDAGSELPEEKQEVILMRKLKETALQKLDSDFSELAQRNSLVQHQKHKLENEMMMMADKAQCMASTGDYVTAMSENKDVMRQVIQAQRNELHRLKREKIFDDHVMRTIEMQLDFDEAKITGFSHG
- a CDS encoding DUF2490 domain-containing protein — encoded protein: MRMVRSFLAVMIFGLAVTATYAQKSDLGAWYMYFGNNKISKKLNFHNEIQYRNFDAGGDLEQLLIRTGIGYDLTENNNNILLGYGFILSKPYINGEKTENIEHRIFQQYITKQKFGRFNIQHRYRLEERFLQDDFRMRFRYLLGFNIPINNKEMLPKTFYGSVYNEIFLHFDSPVFDRNRVYGALGYVINKNMRIEAGYMNQIQENKNRGQIQIGFYNNISFTKND
- a CDS encoding SRPBCC family protein translates to MKILKWTIIVLASILIFWLVTAFFISGDCKYEKSITINAPVEKVWQNTNTLKAMDQWSPWNDIDPNMKKDWTGTTGQPGEKVCWKSQKKEAGEGCQEVKKVDNAQKRIDTEIVFLTPYKSEANAYVTVVPEGNGSKATWGFTSTIPYPFTVMKLFMNLEEAIGKDYQEGLTRLKNLSEKQ
- a CDS encoding bestrophin family protein, producing MHSGKKFGAGEFIFWTRRSIYGLLVLSAIPTILYYCGWTFLSFPWQPIAIMGTAVAFIVGFKNNASYGRLWEARQIYGGIINDSRSFGYMLRDSLKNPDEVKDMFLRHYAWLTALRFQLREPRAWENMTTAQFDEYSKKYEIPERLSKLEDELKKYLSGDELQYILTKKNRATQLMAVQSKVLSEAYAKGEIKDCQWMQVNQQLVKFTDNQGKAERIKNFPYPRNFSSITTYLLLLFIAFVPFGLLKEFDKLGDGTMVEGFTLWFNIPFSLLVTWCFHTLDSVGEASVNPFEGSPNDVPITQISRTIEIDMRDMLDETNLPPVITAKNNIVL
- a CDS encoding DUF1398 domain-containing protein; its protein translation is MKFTIEQIKTEHQKVKSGADFPRYIQALKDLGVSYYTSYISDNNIDYFDSQNQLTATTRGKDEAVRSVSGIVNLDQFKSRLKLHQQGGTDYATFCHDCAENGIEGWNMDLNKMTCSYFDKTGNEVLIEQVPTL
- a CDS encoding VOC family protein, with protein sequence MASVNVYLTFNGNCREAFDFYKSVFGGEYPYIGTFGEMPPMEGQETKEEDKNKIMHVSLPISKETVLMGSDAGCDWTSQFKAGNNFSISINAESKEEAEKLFAGLSAGGMVTMPMADTFWGAYFGMFTDKFGINWMVNYDDPAKMQQHP